Part of the Pelobates fuscus isolate aPelFus1 chromosome 12, aPelFus1.pri, whole genome shotgun sequence genome, ATCTTAACAAAAAATACTTGTACAGGCTCCTAGCAACATATGGGATTATTCACATGCTGAAATACTGCAAATGTAGTGCACAATGCATGTTATAGTCTTTCATGTGAACTATTTTCTCATGAATATTTAGCAGTCTCTTGTAGAATCTTTATTGGTTTTGAAGTGAAAATTTAGACatggttattttttttctcaatgtgttcatttaacattaatatatgcattttaccacataataaatatatacatagacatgcatTAAGTATATGATAAAGTAGGAATTGGTGCATCTTACCGGTACACAAGTGTCTCATCAACACTGCAGTTGTACTGAATTTGATACATCCATACTATGTAGGCTGATCTGTTCATGTACCATCGAACAAATGCAGATGAGGACGTCACATCTGTCACTACAACAGCACTGTCTGGTGCCTTTTTCTCCTCTGTGGCATTTGCAGATGCCCGTGATGAAGTGGTGATGTCAGAAGACCCGGGGTCCTGCCTCAAGACACTGACAGTACCATTGTTTCGATGAGGCAAAGGAATCATTTTTAAGTCAACTTGGGCAGTTGATTCTCCAGCAGCATTAATGGCTATGCAAGTATATGTTCCATCATCCCTGATTGTAGTGACCAGAATATCCAGTGTCCCATTTCTATAGGAAGCGGTCCTGGAGGAGTTGGACATTATTTTGTCATCAGGGGACACCCAGTGAATGACTGGTTCTGGGTCCCCAATAGCTCGGCACTTCAGTATAGCTCTCTGCCCTTCTAGAACCCAGAGCTGATGTGTGTGGCGTGTGATGAGTGGTGGCTCACAGGTGAATTCTTCTTCTGGTATAGACCAGAAATAGCGTGCAGCTAACTGGGCAGGAGAAGCGCATGTTTCCATGTCATCCTCTCTCACTAACCGGCGTAGCCACAAAAGCTCACAATTACAATGAAATGGATTTCCTCCGAAATTGAGCACAATAGTGGATGTGTAAGGAGTTGGGCTAACCACACCAGTTTGGGATCTGACAAAGAGTGGATCTGGAGGTAGTGTGTGAAGCCGGTTGGATGTCATGTCCAATCTGGAGAGCTTGTACATTTCTGAAAAAGTCCCTTCCATTACAAAGTCTATGAGATTATGATCTAGATTAAGGGTGTGAAGACTAACCATGTTCTTGATTGATTCCCATGGGGCATTAACCAAATTATTATATGACAAATCAAGATCTTCCAATGTAAGCAGGAAATCATCAAAAGTGGCCACTGGTATTATTACTAGCTGGTTGTTATTAATGATGAGATGTTGCAAGTTAAGCATTCCTCTCAAAGCTTCCTCATGGATAGTTGTTAGACGATTACCATCTAAATGTAAAGACCTTAGACTTTCAAGATCCCCAAAAGCATAAGGCTGGATAGTATCAATAGTGTTTCTGGAAAGTGTTAGATCCACAAGACCAGTCATGTTGAGAAAATCTTCTTGCGCCACCACTCTGATGAAGTTGTCAGCCAGTCGTAACTCAACAGTTCTCCGGTCAATGTTTGGTGGGACGTACAAGAGACCCTTATTGGCACATAGGGTACTTAGAGACTCTGAAAGGTTTTGGCAGGTACAGTGGAAGGGGCAAGACTTTGCCATGCTCACAAGGCTTCCTACCAGTAGGATACCCCAGAGCAGCCTTTCCATGGTAGATTAAGTCTTCACCCCctgttaaaaataaaacagaatttatGTATGTGGTTGGTTTATCTGACACATCATTTgacatccatacaaacaaaataagtATTCATTAGGTAACTCATATTCACAGATAATCAGATGTTTCAGGCAGACCTTACATCCAGAGGCCAGAACTTAATTTATTTGTAATCtgtaatgtttttaatttataatttagttTCAGAATTTTTAAACTCCTGGAGGATGCACAACTCCACATTTAATATAGAGAGCATTATAAAAATATCCAGTAATTCtaaatagtatttctttaaaaaaaaatgaaacaaaagttTTGGGTAATGGGGTGACGAAATTCCTACAAATATATTGTACTGTCTACATTGAAAG contains:
- the LRFN4 gene encoding leucine-rich repeat and fibronectin type-III domain-containing protein 4 isoform X2, translated to MERLLWGILLVGSLVSMAKSCPFHCTCQNLSESLSTLCANKGLLYVPPNIDRRTVELRLADNFIRVVAQEDFLNMTGLVDLTLSRNTIDTIQPYAFGDLESLRSLHLDGNRLTTIHEEALRGMLNLQHLIINNNQLVIIPVATFDDFLLTLEDLDLSYNNLVNAPWESIKNMVSLHTLNLDHNLIDFVMEGTFSEMYKLSRLDMTSNRLHTLPPDPLFVRSQTGVVSPTPYTSTIVLNFGGNPFHCNCELLWLRRLVREDDMETCASPAQLAARYFWSIPEEEFTCEPPLITRHTHQLWVLEGQRAILKCRAIGDPEPVIHWVSPDDKIMSNSSRTASYRNGTLDILVTTIRDDGTYTCIAINAAGESTAQVDLKMIPLPHRNNGTVSVLRQDPGSSDITTSSRASANATEEKKAPDSAVVVTDVTSSSAFVRWYMNRSAYIVWMYQIQYNCSVDETLVYRILSSTTKHFALKHLVPGVDYDLCILAIFDDVATSLAATRSLGCVQFSTGEAYPDCRSLHAHFLGGTLTIIIGGVVVVTLLVFTVVMMVKYKVCSSARTDIPKFTNVYSQTNGSQLMPNGILFQRRLNNDSAKARCSQVTYREDTARVVHGVKPQRRKTRHRVVSEKDGDSTERAPDVEELHCGSSPEEGIGFGVPKTKRSCSVDMGEMATTTCYSYAKRLSVIWTKRSQSVHGMLSNCGAEVPKGKAVIYSSSNELEESVV
- the LRFN4 gene encoding leucine-rich repeat and fibronectin type-III domain-containing protein 4 isoform X1 yields the protein MERLLWGILLVGSLVSMAKSCPFHCTCQNLSESLSTLCANKGLLYVPPNIDRRTVELRLADNFIRVVAQEDFLNMTGLVDLTLSRNTIDTIQPYAFGDLESLRSLHLDGNRLTTIHEEALRGMLNLQHLIINNNQLVIIPVATFDDFLLTLEDLDLSYNNLVNAPWESIKNMVSLHTLNLDHNLIDFVMEGTFSEMYKLSRLDMTSNRLHTLPPDPLFVRSQTGVVSPTPYTSTIVLNFGGNPFHCNCELLWLRRLVREDDMETCASPAQLAARYFWSIPEEEFTCEPPLITRHTHQLWVLEGQRAILKCRAIGDPEPVIHWVSPDDKIMSNSSRTASYRNGTLDILVTTIRDDGTYTCIAINAAGESTAQVDLKMIPLPHRNNGTVSVLRQDPGSSDITTSSRASANATEEKKAPDSAVVVTDVTSSSAFVRWYMNRSAYIVWMYQIQYNCSVDETLVYRLQCTVNLKCKSQRNPLPSYCREILSSTTKHFALKHLVPGVDYDLCILAIFDDVATSLAATRSLGCVQFSTGEAYPDCRSLHAHFLGGTLTIIIGGVVVVTLLVFTVVMMVKYKVCSSARTDIPKFTNVYSQTNGSQLMPNGILFQRRLNNDSAKARCSQVTYREDTARVVHGVKPQRRKTRHRVVSEKDGDSTERAPDVEELHCGSSPEEGIGFGVPKTKRSCSVDMGEMATTTCYSYAKRLSVIWTKRSQSVHGMLSNCGAEVPKGKAVIYSSSNELEESVV